In the genome of Falsirhodobacter halotolerans, one region contains:
- a CDS encoding DMT family transporter — protein sequence MQANTAGAALMLLGMAAFTLNDTIGKWLVADYGVAQVILLRSLAALMVMTPFLLHGGRPLARIRAAPQPALQGLRALCTTAEVFLFYLAVSYMPLADVIAFWMAAPICVVAVSGALLGERVGRRTWGAVALGFVGVLVLLAPSAQVFNPGTVFALLGVAAFTAMMILGRSLRATPDRDLVLFQIGAAAVAGLVLAPLDWQPLRSGLDLALLALLGVVATAAHMLVTRALKVADASVVAPLQYSMLVWGVILGFIVFGDVPRPGMLLGGALIVLSGLMVMRGRG from the coding sequence ATGCAGGCGAACACCGCGGGTGCGGCGCTGATGCTTCTGGGCATGGCCGCCTTTACCCTGAACGACACGATCGGCAAATGGCTGGTGGCCGATTACGGCGTGGCGCAGGTGATCCTGCTCCGCTCGCTCGCGGCGCTGATGGTGATGACGCCCTTCCTTCTGCACGGGGGGCGGCCCCTGGCGCGCATCCGGGCCGCGCCGCAACCGGCCCTTCAGGGGCTGAGGGCGCTTTGCACGACGGCCGAGGTTTTCCTGTTCTATCTGGCCGTGTCCTACATGCCGTTGGCGGATGTGATCGCCTTCTGGATGGCGGCGCCGATCTGCGTGGTCGCCGTGTCGGGGGCCCTGCTGGGAGAGCGGGTGGGCCGCCGGACATGGGGTGCGGTCGCCCTTGGATTTGTGGGGGTGCTGGTGCTTCTGGCCCCCTCGGCCCAGGTGTTCAATCCGGGAACCGTGTTCGCGCTTCTGGGCGTGGCCGCGTTCACCGCGATGATGATCCTCGGCCGGTCCCTGCGCGCGACCCCCGACCGCGATCTCGTGCTGTTCCAGATCGGGGCGGCGGCGGTGGCGGGGCTGGTGCTGGCCCCGCTGGATTGGCAGCCGTTGCGGTCCGGCCTGGATCTGGCGCTGCTGGCCCTTCTGGGTGTCGTGGCGACGGCGGCGCATATGCTGGTCACGCGGGCGCTGAAGGTGGCGGACGCGTCTGTCGTGGCGCCGCTGCAATATTCAATGCTGGTCTGGGGCGTGATCCTGGGATTCATCGTGTTCGGCGATGTGCCGCGCCCCGGAATGCTGCTGGGCGGCGCGCTGATCGTCCTTTCCGGCCTGATGGTGATGCGGGGCAGGGGATGA
- a CDS encoding DctP family TRAP transporter solute-binding subunit, protein MKTFALKAAVCAAVLITAAGPALAEFRDRTFRVSNGINADHPVNEGMKAMQTCLDEKTGGKMQMQGFWGGALGGDLQATQAVRSGLQEAVVTSSSPLVGMLPALGVFDLPFLFRSPEEAYQVMDGPFGDMLTERMDAIGLVNLGYWENGFRNMSNSQRPIQTWEDFEGMKVRVMQNNIFLDTFSNFGANATPMSFGEVFSALETKAIDAQENPYVTIDTSKFYEVQEYISETKHAYTPFLFLFSKAIFNTYSPEEQQALRDCAAVGRDVERVAIQDLNKASLAKMEEAGLQFNTITPEAQQEMLEKSQVVYDRHKDEIGTDVVDQVQDILAEIRGTN, encoded by the coding sequence ATGAAGACATTCGCCTTGAAGGCCGCGGTCTGCGCCGCCGTCCTGATCACCGCCGCCGGTCCCGCGCTGGCCGAATTCCGCGACCGCACGTTCCGCGTGTCGAACGGGATCAACGCCGATCATCCCGTTAACGAGGGGATGAAGGCGATGCAGACCTGCCTTGATGAAAAGACCGGCGGCAAGATGCAGATGCAGGGGTTCTGGGGCGGCGCGCTGGGCGGCGATCTTCAGGCCACGCAGGCCGTCCGGTCGGGCTTGCAGGAGGCGGTGGTCACCTCGTCCTCGCCGCTGGTGGGAATGCTGCCCGCGCTGGGCGTGTTCGACCTGCCGTTCCTGTTCCGCAGCCCCGAGGAGGCGTATCAGGTGATGGACGGCCCCTTCGGCGACATGCTGACCGAAAGGATGGACGCCATCGGCCTCGTGAACCTTGGATACTGGGAGAACGGGTTCCGCAACATGTCGAACTCCCAACGTCCCATCCAGACGTGGGAGGATTTCGAGGGCATGAAGGTGCGCGTCATGCAGAACAACATCTTCCTCGACACCTTCTCCAATTTCGGGGCGAACGCGACGCCGATGTCCTTCGGCGAGGTGTTCTCGGCGCTGGAGACGAAGGCGATCGACGCGCAGGAAAACCCCTATGTCACGATCGACACCTCCAAGTTCTATGAGGTGCAGGAGTACATCAGCGAAACCAAGCACGCCTATACGCCCTTCCTGTTCCTGTTCTCCAAGGCGATCTTCAACACCTATTCGCCCGAGGAGCAGCAGGCCCTTCGCGATTGCGCCGCCGTCGGCCGCGATGTGGAACGGGTCGCCATTCAGGACCTGAACAAGGCGTCGCTTGCCAAGATGGAAGAGGCGGGACTTCAATTCAACACCATCACCCCCGAGGCGCAGCAGGAGATGCTGGAGAAGTCGCAAGTCGTCTATGACCGCCACAAGGACGAGATCGGCACGGACGTGGTCGATCAGGTGCAGGATATCCTGGCCGAGATTCGCGGAACGAACTGA
- a CDS encoding TRAP transporter large permease: MTLLIFIASLLGSMAIGVPVAFALILCGVVLMTHMGMFNTQIIAQNMLIGADTFTLLAIPFFILAGELMNAGGLSKRIIEFAITCVGHVRGGLGIVAIIAAVIMASISGSAAADTAALAAILIPMMARAGYNVPRSAGLIAAGGVIAPVIPPSMAFIIFGVAANVSISKLFMAGIVPGLLMAITLVATWLIVARNDRVETLPRASWGECGRASGRAVWALGMPVIILGGIKLGVVTPTEAAVIAAFYALFVGMVVYRELKIRDLPAVLVQAGRTTAAIMFLVCAALVSAWLITAANIPAEITGFIEPLIDRPRLLMLVIMILILVVGTALDLTPTILILTPVLMPIIAAAGIDPIYFGVMFIMNCCIGLLTPPVGVVLNVVSGVGRVPLGKVIAGVWPFLIAQVAVLLLLVLFPAIVIVPATWFN, encoded by the coding sequence ATGACCCTCCTGATCTTCATCGCCTCGCTTCTCGGTTCCATGGCCATCGGCGTGCCCGTGGCCTTCGCCCTGATCCTGTGCGGCGTCGTTCTGATGACGCATATGGGCATGTTCAACACGCAGATCATCGCGCAGAACATGCTGATCGGCGCCGACACCTTCACCCTGTTGGCGATCCCGTTCTTCATCCTGGCGGGTGAGCTGATGAACGCGGGCGGATTGTCCAAGCGCATCATCGAATTCGCGATCACCTGCGTCGGCCATGTGCGCGGCGGACTTGGGATCGTGGCGATCATCGCGGCGGTCATCATGGCGTCAATCTCCGGGTCCGCGGCGGCGGATACGGCGGCGCTGGCGGCGATCCTGATCCCGATGATGGCGCGGGCGGGCTACAACGTCCCGCGATCGGCGGGGCTGATCGCGGCGGGGGGCGTCATCGCGCCGGTGATCCCGCCCTCAATGGCCTTCATCATCTTCGGTGTGGCGGCCAACGTCTCCATATCCAAGCTGTTCATGGCGGGCATCGTGCCGGGGCTGCTGATGGCGATCACGCTGGTCGCGACCTGGCTGATCGTCGCGCGTAACGACCGGGTGGAGACGCTGCCACGCGCCTCTTGGGGCGAATGCGGGCGGGCCTCGGGGCGGGCGGTGTGGGCGCTTGGGATGCCGGTCATCATCCTGGGCGGGATCAAGCTGGGCGTGGTCACCCCGACCGAAGCCGCCGTGATCGCCGCCTTCTATGCCCTGTTCGTCGGGATGGTGGTGTATCGCGAACTGAAAATCCGGGATTTGCCGGCCGTCCTGGTTCAGGCGGGACGGACGACGGCGGCGATCATGTTCCTTGTCTGCGCGGCGCTGGTGTCGGCCTGGCTCATCACCGCCGCCAACATCCCGGCCGAGATCACGGGCTTCATCGAGCCGCTGATCGACCGGCCGCGCCTGCTGATGCTGGTGATCATGATCCTGATCCTTGTGGTCGGAACGGCGCTGGACCTGACGCCGACCATCCTGATCCTGACGCCGGTGCTGATGCCGATCATCGCGGCGGCGGGGATCGACCCGATCTATTTCGGGGTGATGTTCATCATGAACTGCTGCATCGGTCTGCTGACCCCGCCCGTCGGGGTCGTGCTGAATGTGGTCAGCGGCGTGGGGCGGGTGCCGCTGGGCAAGGTCATCGCCGGGGTCTGGCCCTTCCTGATCGCGCAGGTCGCGGTGCTTCTGCTGCTGGTCCTGTTCCCCGCCATCGTCATCGTTCCCGCCACCTGGTTCAACTGA
- a CDS encoding TRAP transporter small permease, whose product MGRAVHLFFRFLDLLLAALLAAMAGMVFVNVVLRYAMNSGIAMSDELSRFAFVWLTFIGAVVAHHHRLHMGMETLVARFGRRGRLVLMGFSDLLILGGAVVLTVGTWKQLPINASMNAAVSGLSMAWVYGIGLFAGTGIALITLERLFRLLRGRITEAELAAFGGDMDHHAQERVE is encoded by the coding sequence ATGGGGCGGGCGGTGCATCTGTTCTTCCGTTTCCTTGACCTGCTGCTTGCGGCCCTGCTGGCGGCGATGGCGGGGATGGTGTTCGTGAATGTCGTCCTGCGCTACGCCATGAACTCCGGCATCGCGATGTCGGATGAACTGTCGCGTTTCGCCTTCGTCTGGCTGACCTTCATCGGCGCCGTCGTGGCGCATCACCACCGCCTGCATATGGGCATGGAAACGCTGGTGGCCCGTTTCGGGCGGCGCGGGCGGCTGGTTCTGATGGGGTTCTCCGACCTTCTGATCCTGGGGGGCGCGGTCGTGCTGACCGTGGGCACGTGGAAACAACTGCCGATCAACGCCAGCATGAACGCCGCCGTGTCCGGCCTGTCGATGGCTTGGGTCTATGGCATCGGGCTGTTCGCCGGCACGGGCATCGCGCTGATCACGCTGGAACGTCTGTTCCGTCTGCTGCGGGGGCGCATCACCGAGGCGGAGCTGGCCGCCTTTGGCGGCGACATGGATCATCACGCGCAGGAGCGTGTCGAATGA
- a CDS encoding fumarylacetoacetate hydrolase family protein, translating into MASGQPLTAAALLPQDADRATLLGRVWSDNEGGPCPVKIHAGRVLNLSHLSATLSGLLERADLADILAADLPDLGPLEGFVDGSLGHLLAPVDLQAVKAAGVTFADSLLERVIEEQARGDATRAHEVRARLAPVLGDSLRGVIAGSAKSAKVKALLSDLGLWSQYLEVGIGPDAEIFTKAQPMSAVGCMAAVGIHPASDWNNPEPEVVLVIRSDGTILGATLGNDVNLRDVEGRSALLLGKAKDNNASCAIGPFIRLFDDRFTQADLEAETVSLRVEGEDGFVMTGESPMRAISRPPSDLAAQLLNRSHQYPDGVVLFLGTMFAPVQDRRGAGQGFTHDVGDVVEIASPRLGRLINRVDRTDACPEWTFGVGALMRNLIGRGLGDRI; encoded by the coding sequence GTGGCATCAGGGCAACCTTTGACGGCGGCTGCGCTTTTGCCGCAGGATGCGGATCGCGCCACGCTGCTTGGCCGCGTCTGGTCGGACAATGAGGGCGGGCCATGCCCCGTCAAGATCCATGCGGGGCGTGTGCTGAACCTGTCGCACCTGTCCGCCACCCTGTCGGGTCTGCTGGAACGGGCGGACCTTGCCGATATCCTTGCTGCGGACCTGCCCGATCTTGGCCCACTGGAGGGGTTCGTGGATGGATCCCTCGGGCATCTTCTGGCGCCGGTGGATCTGCAGGCCGTCAAGGCGGCGGGGGTGACCTTTGCCGACAGCCTGCTGGAGCGGGTGATCGAGGAGCAGGCACGCGGCGACGCGACCCGTGCCCATGAGGTGCGCGCCCGTCTGGCCCCCGTTCTGGGGGACAGCCTGCGCGGCGTGATCGCAGGGTCGGCCAAATCCGCCAAGGTGAAGGCTCTTTTGTCGGATTTGGGCCTGTGGTCGCAATATCTGGAGGTGGGGATCGGCCCGGATGCCGAAATCTTCACAAAGGCGCAGCCGATGTCGGCGGTGGGGTGCATGGCGGCGGTGGGCATCCATCCCGCATCGGACTGGAACAACCCGGAACCGGAGGTGGTGCTTGTCATCCGCTCGGACGGGACGATCCTTGGGGCGACGCTTGGTAATGACGTGAACCTGCGCGATGTGGAGGGGCGTTCGGCGTTGCTTCTAGGCAAGGCCAAGGACAACAACGCCTCCTGCGCGATCGGGCCGTTCATCCGGCTGTTCGATGATCGTTTCACCCAAGCCGACCTGGAGGCGGAAACCGTGTCGTTGCGGGTCGAGGGGGAGGACGGCTTCGTCATGACGGGCGAAAGCCCGATGCGGGCCATCAGCCGTCCGCCGTCCGACCTTGCGGCGCAACTTCTGAACCGGTCGCACCAGTATCCCGACGGGGTGGTCCTGTTCCTTGGCACCATGTTCGCCCCCGTGCAGGACCGGCGCGGCGCGGGGCAGGGGTTCACGCATGACGTGGGCGATGTGGTGGAGATCGCGTCCCCCCGCCTTGGTCGGTTGATCAATCGGGTGGATCGCACGGATGCCTGCCCCGAATGGACGTTCGGCGTCGGCGCGCTGATGCGCAACCTGATCGGTCGCGGCCTTGGGGACAGGATCTGA
- a CDS encoding FadR/GntR family transcriptional regulator, whose amino-acid sequence MAADFTQITRTEHLPARIAAQFAQQIQKGVLMPGDKLPTEHALSQTFGVSRTVIREAIAQLRNEGMIETRQGVGAFVIERPTRHIRLDDSARMDKHAFRDLFQLRVPLEIEAAGLAALAHRPEHLDQMDAAMMRTEANADGIAADLEFHRVIAVATGNDYFVQFLGAISDRIIHTIVESRRRMPPEEIVDHVRREHGLLREAIASGDPERARAAMRAHMAGSAERVALDLGLGR is encoded by the coding sequence ATGGCCGCCGATTTCACCCAGATCACGCGCACCGAGCATCTGCCCGCCCGGATCGCCGCGCAGTTCGCCCAGCAAATCCAGAAGGGCGTGCTGATGCCGGGCGACAAGCTTCCGACCGAACATGCATTGTCACAGACCTTCGGCGTCAGTCGCACCGTCATCCGCGAGGCGATCGCGCAGTTGCGCAACGAGGGGATGATCGAGACGCGGCAGGGCGTGGGGGCCTTTGTGATCGAACGGCCCACGCGGCATATCCGGCTGGACGACAGCGCGCGCATGGACAAGCACGCGTTTCGTGACCTGTTCCAGCTTCGCGTGCCGCTGGAGATCGAGGCGGCGGGGCTGGCCGCCTTGGCGCACCGCCCGGAGCATCTGGACCAGATGGACGCCGCGATGATGCGGACGGAGGCCAATGCCGACGGGATTGCCGCCGATCTGGAATTCCACCGCGTCATCGCGGTTGCCACGGGCAACGATTACTTCGTGCAGTTTCTGGGCGCGATTTCCGACCGGATCATCCACACCATCGTCGAATCACGCCGTCGGATGCCCCCCGAGGAGATCGTGGACCATGTGCGCCGCGAACATGGCCTGTTGCGCGAGGCGATCGCCTCGGGCGACCCGGAACGGGCGCGGGCCGCGATGCGGGCGCATATGGCGGGATCGGCCGAGCGGGTGGCGCTGGATCTGGGGCTGGGGCGCTGA
- a CDS encoding FAD-binding oxidoreductase, with protein sequence MTERLATRLTILLGDDLVLTGAGIAPYCRDWHGDVQSDAVAVLRPRSTAEVAACMRAAAALGLGVVPQGGNTGLVMGAIPDAPAAQVVLSLERMTRIRALDRDDFSAVVEAGAVLEEVKTAAAAAGLFFPLSLGAQGSCRIGGNVATNAGGVNVLRYGMMRDLVLGLEVVLPDGQVFDGLSRLRKDNRGIDLKQLFIGAEGTLGVVTAVSLKLLPAPEQVATALVALPRLEDVMTLYRRARRDCCDLMSAFEFMPPLAMDLAREAMPDLPIPMTGHAAYALIEIAGSGLVDAGGLMERFLEGAFEDGLALDGVIAQSGTQAANLWAIREGMNLGQAARGRHLRTDISVPLSRLADFVAEAEAAVLAALPGSLCVSYGHVGDGNVHLNVLPDPSSPAEPQILAAKKIVNAVLDRYAGSISAEHGIGRLKREEFEARLPEVNRRLLAAVRQAIDPHGTMNPGCQLTPS encoded by the coding sequence ATGACGGAGCGTCTGGCGACACGGCTTACGATACTGCTTGGGGATGACCTTGTCCTGACGGGGGCGGGGATCGCCCCTTATTGCCGCGATTGGCATGGGGATGTGCAAAGCGACGCGGTCGCGGTGCTGCGGCCACGGTCCACCGCCGAGGTGGCGGCCTGTATGCGGGCGGCGGCGGCCCTTGGTCTTGGCGTTGTGCCGCAGGGGGGGAACACGGGGTTGGTGATGGGGGCCATTCCCGACGCCCCCGCCGCGCAAGTGGTGTTGAGCCTGGAACGGATGACCCGCATCCGCGCTTTGGACCGCGACGATTTTTCGGCCGTGGTGGAGGCGGGGGCCGTGCTGGAGGAGGTGAAGACGGCCGCCGCGGCGGCGGGGTTGTTCTTTCCGCTGTCGCTTGGCGCGCAGGGCAGTTGCCGGATCGGCGGCAACGTCGCCACCAATGCGGGCGGGGTGAATGTGCTGCGTTACGGCATGATGCGCGATCTTGTGCTGGGCCTGGAGGTGGTGCTGCCGGACGGGCAGGTGTTCGACGGGCTGTCGCGGCTGCGCAAGGACAATCGCGGGATCGACCTGAAGCAGCTGTTCATCGGTGCGGAGGGGACGTTGGGGGTCGTCACCGCCGTATCGCTGAAACTTCTGCCCGCACCCGAACAGGTGGCGACGGCGCTGGTGGCGTTGCCCCGGCTTGAGGATGTCATGACGCTTTACCGCCGCGCGCGGCGCGATTGCTGCGACCTGATGTCGGCCTTTGAATTCATGCCCCCCCTTGCGATGGATCTGGCACGCGAAGCGATGCCCGACCTGCCCATTCCGATGACCGGACATGCCGCCTATGCGTTGATCGAGATTGCGGGCTCTGGCCTTGTCGATGCGGGTGGGTTGATGGAGCGGTTTCTGGAAGGCGCGTTCGAGGACGGGCTGGCGCTGGACGGGGTCATCGCGCAATCCGGCACGCAGGCTGCGAATCTGTGGGCGATTCGTGAGGGGATGAATCTGGGCCAGGCGGCACGGGGGCGTCATCTGCGGACCGACATTTCCGTTCCGCTTTCGCGACTGGCCGATTTCGTGGCGGAGGCGGAGGCGGCGGTTCTGGCCGCGCTGCCGGGCAGCCTTTGCGTGTCTTACGGTCATGTGGGCGACGGGAACGTGCATCTGAACGTGTTGCCCGATCCGTCCAGCCCGGCCGAACCGCAGATCCTTGCGGCGAAAAAGATCGTGAATGCTGTTCTGGACCGGTATGCAGGCTCCATCAGCGCCGAACACGGGATCGGCCGCCTGAAGCGCGAGGAGTTCGAGGCCCGTCTGCCGGAGGTGAACCGCAGGCTGCTGGCTGCGGTGCGCCAGGCGATCGACCCGCACGGCACGATGAATCCGGGTTGCCAGTTGACCCCATCCTGA
- the denD gene encoding D-erythronate dehydrogenase, translating to MNILIIGAAGMLGTKLTQRLLRDGTLGGTTIDTLTLADAVPPAAPEGAIAVTADLSAPGTAARLIERRPDVIFHLAAIVSGEAEADVEKGYRINLDGTRALFDAIRQVHGYVPRVVFASSIAVVGAPLPFPIPDDFHTTPLTSYGTQKAICELLLADYSRHGFLDGIGIRLPTICIRPGAPNKAASGFFSGILREPLIGKPAILPVPDTIRHWHTSPRSAVGFLLRAATMDLAPLGARRNLSMPGLSATVADQIEALRRVAGDAAAALIERRPDPVITRMCEGWAAGFEATRARALGFTAEDSFDAIIRAHIEDELT from the coding sequence ATGAACATCCTGATCATCGGCGCGGCCGGCATGTTGGGCACGAAGCTGACCCAACGCCTGCTGCGCGACGGAACGCTGGGCGGCACGACGATCGACACGCTGACCTTGGCCGACGCGGTTCCGCCCGCCGCTCCCGAAGGGGCGATCGCCGTGACCGCCGACCTGTCCGCCCCCGGCACCGCCGCCCGCCTGATCGAAAGACGACCCGACGTGATCTTCCACCTCGCCGCAATCGTCTCGGGCGAGGCGGAGGCGGATGTCGAGAAGGGCTACCGCATCAATCTCGACGGCACGCGGGCGCTGTTCGATGCGATCCGTCAGGTACATGGCTATGTCCCCCGCGTGGTCTTCGCCTCCTCCATCGCGGTGGTGGGCGCGCCCCTGCCCTTCCCGATCCCCGACGATTTCCACACCACCCCGTTGACCAGTTACGGGACACAAAAGGCGATCTGCGAATTGCTGCTCGCGGATTATTCGCGACACGGGTTTCTGGACGGCATCGGGATTCGTCTGCCCACGATCTGCATCCGCCCCGGCGCGCCAAACAAGGCGGCCTCGGGCTTCTTCTCCGGCATCCTGCGGGAACCGCTGATCGGCAAACCCGCGATCCTGCCGGTGCCCGACACCATCCGCCACTGGCACACCTCGCCCCGATCCGCCGTGGGGTTCCTTCTGCGCGCGGCCACGATGGATCTCGCCCCGCTCGGGGCGCGGCGCAACCTGTCGATGCCCGGCCTCAGCGCCACGGTGGCCGACCAGATCGAGGCGCTGCGCCGCGTGGCGGGCGACGCCGCCGCAGCCCTGATCGAACGCCGCCCCGACCCCGTCATCACCCGGATGTGCGAAGGCTGGGCCGCGGGGTTCGAGGCGACGCGCGCCCGCGCCCTCGGGTTCACCGCCGAAGACAGTTTCGATGCCATCATCCGCGCCCATATCGAGGATGAATTGACATGA
- a CDS encoding NAD(P)-dependent oxidoreductase — translation MTRIAFLGTGLMGAPMARRLAAAGHELTVWNRSAAKAATLGVPVAASPAQAVSGAEIVFIMLSDGPAVAEVLFAAAPAMMPGAVVVDTSSIAPHMARDHAHRLAAIGIDHVDCPVSGGVAGAEAGTLALMAGGEDAVIARIAPVLAPLGRLTHVGPSGAGQVCKLANQQIVAITIGAVAEAMILVTAGGADRAKFRDAIRGGFAESRILDLHGARMIARDFTPGGPSRLHLKDLDAVAEMAAGLTLPLTETVHAAFADFVAAGHADTDHSGLLLHLESLNKDLP, via the coding sequence ATGACCCGCATCGCCTTTCTCGGCACGGGGTTGATGGGGGCCCCGATGGCGCGGCGGCTGGCGGCGGCGGGGCACGAGCTGACCGTCTGGAACCGATCCGCCGCAAAGGCCGCTACCCTCGGGGTTCCCGTGGCGGCAAGCCCCGCCCAGGCGGTCTCGGGGGCGGAGATCGTCTTCATCATGCTGTCCGATGGCCCTGCGGTGGCCGAGGTCCTGTTCGCCGCAGCCCCCGCCATGATGCCCGGCGCGGTGGTTGTCGACACTTCCTCAATCGCGCCGCACATGGCGCGCGACCATGCGCACCGTCTGGCGGCGATCGGCATCGACCATGTCGACTGCCCCGTGTCCGGCGGCGTCGCGGGGGCCGAGGCGGGAACCCTCGCCCTCATGGCGGGCGGGGAAGACGCGGTGATCGCCCGCATCGCCCCCGTCCTCGCCCCTTTGGGGCGGTTGACCCATGTCGGCCCATCAGGCGCGGGGCAGGTCTGCAAACTGGCAAACCAGCAGATCGTCGCCATCACCATCGGCGCCGTGGCCGAGGCGATGATCCTTGTGACCGCCGGCGGCGCCGACCGCGCGAAATTCCGCGACGCCATTCGCGGCGGATTCGCGGAAAGCCGCATCCTCGACCTGCATGGCGCGCGCATGATCGCGCGGGATTTCACGCCGGGCGGCCCGTCGCGGCTGCACCTGAAGGACCTCGACGCCGTGGCCGAAATGGCCGCCGGCCTGACCCTGCCGCTGACCGAAACGGTCCATGCGGCCTTTGCCGACTTCGTGGCGGCAGGCCATGCCGACACCGATCACAGCGGCCTGCTGCTGCACCTCGAATCGCTGAACAAGGACCTGCCATGA
- a CDS encoding IlvD/Edd family dehydratase: MTSRRLRSQDWFDNPDHADMTALYLERFMNYGTTPEELRSGKPIIGIAQSGSDLNPCNRHHLDLAKRVRDGIRDAGGIPIEFPSHPLFENCKRPTAALDRNLAYLGLVELLYGYPFDGVVLTTGCDKTTPSALMAAATVDLPAIVLSGGPMLDGWHEGHLVGSGTVIWQSRRKYAAGEITRDEFLQTALDSAPSIGHCNTMGTASTMNAIAEALGMSLTGCAAIPAAYRERGQIAYRTGRRAVELVQQDIRPSHILTRAAFLNAIRVNSALGGSTNAQPHLMAMALHAGVRLDPTDWQLHGYDVPLLANVQPAGKYLGEKFHRAGGVPAIMWELLQAGRLDGDCATVTGRTMAENLQGRESTDRDVIKPYDAPMMERAGFLVLRGNMFDFAIMKTSAISKEFHDRYLSEPGREGVFEVTAFVFDGSADYQARINDPDLPIDERSILVIRGAGPLGWPGAAEVVNMQPPDRLIQRGIRSLPTLGDGRQSGTADSPSILNAAPESAAGGGLAWLRTGDTIRIDLTAGRCDMLVPPEEIERRRADGLPPVPASATPWQKLYRATVTQLSEGATINGAEEFERISGTLPRHNH; this comes from the coding sequence ATGACATCCCGCCGCCTCCGCTCGCAAGACTGGTTCGACAATCCCGACCATGCCGACATGACCGCCCTGTATCTGGAGCGGTTCATGAACTACGGCACCACGCCCGAAGAACTGCGCTCCGGCAAGCCGATCATCGGCATCGCCCAGTCGGGCAGCGACCTGAACCCCTGCAACCGCCATCATCTGGACCTTGCCAAACGGGTCCGCGACGGCATTCGCGACGCGGGCGGCATTCCGATCGAATTCCCCTCCCACCCCTTGTTCGAAAACTGCAAGCGCCCCACCGCCGCGCTCGACCGCAACCTCGCCTATCTTGGCCTGGTGGAGCTGCTTTACGGCTATCCCTTCGACGGGGTGGTCCTGACCACGGGCTGCGACAAGACCACCCCATCCGCCCTGATGGCGGCGGCGACGGTGGACCTTCCCGCCATCGTGCTGTCCGGCGGGCCGATGCTGGATGGGTGGCACGAAGGGCATCTGGTCGGATCGGGCACGGTGATCTGGCAATCGCGCCGGAAATACGCGGCGGGTGAGATCACGCGCGACGAGTTCCTGCAGACCGCGCTGGATTCGGCCCCCTCCATCGGACATTGCAACACGATGGGCACAGCCTCCACCATGAACGCCATCGCCGAAGCGCTTGGCATGTCGTTGACGGGATGCGCCGCAATCCCTGCCGCATATCGCGAACGCGGGCAGATCGCCTATCGCACCGGACGCCGCGCGGTGGAACTGGTGCAGCAGGATATCCGCCCCTCGCACATCCTGACGCGCGCGGCCTTCCTGAACGCGATCCGTGTGAACTCCGCCTTGGGGGGCTCCACGAACGCGCAGCCGCACCTGATGGCGATGGCGCTCCACGCGGGCGTTCGACTTGATCCGACCGACTGGCAGCTGCACGGTTACGATGTGCCGCTTCTGGCCAACGTCCAGCCTGCGGGAAAATATCTGGGCGAGAAGTTCCACCGCGCGGGCGGTGTGCCGGCCATCATGTGGGAACTGTTGCAGGCAGGGCGACTGGATGGGGATTGCGCCACCGTGACGGGCCGGACCATGGCCGAAAACCTGCAAGGCCGCGAAAGCACGGACCGCGACGTCATCAAACCCTATGACGCGCCGATGATGGAACGTGCGGGGTTTCTTGTGCTGCGCGGAAACATGTTCGATTTTGCGATCATGAAGACCAGCGCCATCTCGAAGGAATTCCACGACCGCTACCTTTCCGAACCGGGGCGCGAAGGGGTGTTCGAGGTGACGGCCTTCGTCTTCGACGGATCCGCCGATTACCAGGCACGCATCAACGACCCGGATCTTCCGATCGACGAACGCTCCATCCTCGTGATCCGGGGCGCAGGGCCGCTTGGCTGGCCGGGCGCGGCCGAGGTGGTGAACATGCAGCCGCCGGATCGCCTTATCCAGCGGGGCATCCGCAGCCTGCCGACTTTGGGCGACGGGCGGCAATCGGGCACGGCCGACAGCCCGTCGATCCTGAACGCCGCGCCCGAAAGCGCTGCGGGGGGCGGGTTGGCCTGGCTGCGGACGGGCGACACCATCCGCATCGACCTGACCGCAGGCCGGTGCGACATGCTCGTCCCTCCCGAGGAGATCGAGCGGCGTCGCGCCGACGGGCTGCCCCCCGTTCCCGCCTCCGCGACACCCTGGCAAAAGCTGTATCGCGCCACCGTCACCCAACTGAGCGAGGGCGCAACCATCAATGGCGCCGAGGAGTTCGAACGCATCTCAGGCACCCTGCCGCGCCACAACCACTGA